In the Streptomyces spororaveus genome, AGCACCGTCGTGCAGCCGGGTCCGGTGCACACCGGCCTGACGGCCGATCCGGCGGCGGAGGTGGAGCGACTGCTGGACCTGCTGGTGCGCTGAGCGGCGCGGTGCCGCCGCGGGGTCGGCGCGGTGCCGGTGCGGCGGGGCGGCACCGCATGGCGTTGACACCGGGTGCCAGGGCTCCTAGCGTCTCCTCAGCTGAAGCTACTAAGCGGTTGCTCACCTCTGGGCGGCCGCCTCTCAAGGGCGAGGAGATCCAGCATGTCCACCACCGAGCAGCGCGTCGCGATCGTGACCGGAGGGGCCCGGGGCATCGGCGCGGCCACCGCCGTACGCCTGGCCGCCGAGGGCCGGGCCGTCGCCGTACTCGACCTCGACGAGGCGGCCTGCAAGGACACCGTGGAGGCCATCACGGCGGCCGGCGGCAAGGCCCTCGCGGTCGGCTGCGACGTCTCCGACGGCGCGCAGGTGGAGGCGGCCGTCGCGCGCGTCGCGAGCGAGCTCGGCGCCCCGACGATCCTGGTCAACAACGCGGGTGTGCTGCGCGACAACCTGCTGTTCAAGATGACCGAGACCGACTGGGACACCGTCATGAACGTGCACCTGCGCGGTGCCTTCCTGATGTCCAAGGCCTGTCAGAAGTACATGGTGGAGGCCAAGTTCGGCCGCATCGTGAACCTCTCCAGCAGCTCGGCACTCGGCAACCGCGGCCAGGTCAACTACTCCGCCGCCAAGGCCGGTCTGCAGGGCTTCACGAAGACCCTGGCCATCGAGCTCGGCAAGTTCGGCGTCACCGCCAACGCCGTAGCCCCCGGCTTCATCGTCACCGAGATGACCGCCCAGACGGCCGCCCGCGTCGGTATGGGCTTCGAGGACTTCCAGGCGGCCGCCGCCACCCAGATCCCGGTCCAGCGCGTCGGCCGTCCGGACGACATCGCCAACGCCATCGCCTTCTTCACGGGGGAGGCCGCGGGCTTCGTCTCCGGTCAGGTCATGTACGTGGCCGGCGGCCCGCTCAGCTGACGACCCCACGACAGACAGGGCGTACGACATGACGTACAGCGGTAGCGACAGCGGCAAGGTCGCACTGATCACCGGGGCGAGCCGGGGCATCGGCTACGGCATCGCCGAGGCGCTGGTCGCCCGCGGCGACCGGGTCTGCATCACCGGCCGCAACGAGGAGACCCTCAAGGAGGCCGTCGAGCGGCTCGGCGCGGACCGGGTGATCGGTGTCGCGGGGAAGGCGCACGACGAGGCCCACCAGGCCCTCGCCGTGGAGCGCACGATGGAAGCCTTCGGCCGCGTCGACTTCCTGGTGAACAACGCGGGCACCAATCCCGTCTTCGGGCCGATGGCGGACCTGGACCTCGGGGTCGCGCGGAAGGTCTTCGAGACCAATGTGATCTCGGCGCTCGGCTTCGCCCAGCGGACCTGGCACGCCTGGCAGAAGGGCAACGGCGGCGCGATCGTGAACATCGCCTCCATCGCCGGGGTCTCCGCCTCGCCCTTCATCGGCGCGTACGGGATGAGCAAGGCCGCCATGGTCAACCTCACCCTCCAGCTCGCCCATGAGATGGCGCCCGGGGTCCGGGTCAACGCGATCGCCCCCGCGGTGGTCAAGACGAAGTTCGCGCAGGCGCTCTACGAGGGCCGGGAGCAGGAGGCGGCGGCGGCCTACCCGCTCGGCCGGCTCGGGCTGCCGGAGGACATCGGCGGGGCAGCGGCGTTCCTCACATCTGCACAAGCGGAATGGATCACTGGGCAAACTCTCGTCGTCGACGGAGGAATGTTCCTCAATGCCGGGGTCCACTGACCGATAATCGGACATATTTGCCTCCGAAAGAGAGGTAAATGCATACCGAATATGCACGGAACCGGTCAAGTGCCTCACGAAACCAACCCATTGGTTTCGTGGGGCACTGCGGTAGGGTCTGCCGCACCCCTGGCTGATCGAGGAGCGTGCACGTGTTCAACCGGACCAGATGCCTGCAGATCACTGCGGCCCTTGCGTCCATATCCCTGCTCGCCGGATGCGGCCTGCTGTCGGAGGACGACGGCGACGGAAAGAAGAGGATCGTCGTCGGTACCACGAGCGCACCGAGCACCCTCGATCCCGCGGCCGCGTGGGACGGTTCCTGGGAGCTGTACCGGAACGTCTACCAGACCCTGCTGGCCTTCCCGACGGGATCCAGCAAGCCCCAGCCCGACGCGGCCCAGGGCTGCGAGTTCACGGACGCGGCGAGCCAGGCCTACCGGTGCACCCTGCGCAAGGGCCTGAAGTTCTCCAACGGTGAGCCCCTCGACGCCGCGGCGGTCAAGTACTCCCTCGACCGGATCAAGACCATCGGCTCCAACGTCGGCCCCAAGGGTCTCTTCGGCACCCTCGACAAGATCGAGACGCCGGACCCGCTGACGGTCGTCTTCCACCTGAACACCTCGGACGCCACCTTCCCGTACGTCCTCGGCTCGCCCGCCGCCTCGCTCGTCGCGCCCAAGGACTACCCGGCCGACAAGGTCCGCGAGGGCGACAAGATCACCGGCTCCGGCCCGTACGTGCTCGACTCGTACAAGGACGGCGCCGAGGCGGTCCTCAACAAGAACCCGAACTACACCGGCTTCGCCAAGCGGGCCAACGACGGGGTGACCATCCGCTACTTCGCGGACTCCCCGAAGATGGTCGCCGCGCTGAAGGCGAAGGAGGTCGACGCCACCTACCGAGGCCTGTCGGCCGCCGAGATCACGGACCTGCAGACCCCCGCCTCGCACGACGCGGGCGTCCAGGTCGTCGAGAACGTCGGCGCCGAGATCCGCTACCTGGTCTTCAACCCCAAGGACCCGGCCGTCGCCAAGCTCCCGGTCCGCCAGGCCATCGCCCAGATCGTCGACCGGGGCGCCCTCGTCTCCAAGGTCTACCAGGGCACCGCCGAGCCGCTCTACTCGATGGTCCCGAAGGGGGTCGTCGGCCACAAGACGCCGTACTACGACAAGTACGGCGCCGCGGACGTCGCCAAGGCCAGGAAGATCCTCAGGGACGCCGGGATCACCCAGCCGGTCGACCTGACCTTCTGGTACACCACCGACCGCTACGGCTCCTCCACCGCCGACGAGTTCACCGAGCTCAAGCGGCAGCTGGACGAGAGCCAGCTCTTCCGGATCACTCTGCGCAGCCAGCCCTGGAAGACCTTCCAGACCGGCTACAAGACCGGTGAGTACCCGATCTTCGGCCGTGGCTGGTTCCCCGACTTCCCGGACCCGGACAACTTCATCGCGCCGTTCGTCGGCAAGGAGAACGCGGTCGGCACCCCGTACGAGCCCAACGAGATCCTGACCGACCTGCTGCCCAAGACCCGCCGCGAGGGCGACCGCTCGGCCGGTGTCCAGGAGTTCGAGCGGGCCCAGCAGATCTTCGCCGAGGACGTCCGGCTGCTGCCCCTGTGGCAGGGCAAGCTGTACGTCGCGGCGCGCGAGGACATCGCGGGCGCCGAGCGGGCGCTGGACCCGCAGACCGTCATGCAGATGTGGGAGTTCTACCGCAAGACCAGC is a window encoding:
- a CDS encoding SDR family oxidoreductase; amino-acid sequence: MTYSGSDSGKVALITGASRGIGYGIAEALVARGDRVCITGRNEETLKEAVERLGADRVIGVAGKAHDEAHQALAVERTMEAFGRVDFLVNNAGTNPVFGPMADLDLGVARKVFETNVISALGFAQRTWHAWQKGNGGAIVNIASIAGVSASPFIGAYGMSKAAMVNLTLQLAHEMAPGVRVNAIAPAVVKTKFAQALYEGREQEAAAAYPLGRLGLPEDIGGAAAFLTSAQAEWITGQTLVVDGGMFLNAGVH
- a CDS encoding ABC transporter substrate-binding protein: MFNRTRCLQITAALASISLLAGCGLLSEDDGDGKKRIVVGTTSAPSTLDPAAAWDGSWELYRNVYQTLLAFPTGSSKPQPDAAQGCEFTDAASQAYRCTLRKGLKFSNGEPLDAAAVKYSLDRIKTIGSNVGPKGLFGTLDKIETPDPLTVVFHLNTSDATFPYVLGSPAASLVAPKDYPADKVREGDKITGSGPYVLDSYKDGAEAVLNKNPNYTGFAKRANDGVTIRYFADSPKMVAALKAKEVDATYRGLSAAEITDLQTPASHDAGVQVVENVGAEIRYLVFNPKDPAVAKLPVRQAIAQIVDRGALVSKVYQGTAEPLYSMVPKGVVGHKTPYYDKYGAADVAKARKILRDAGITQPVDLTFWYTTDRYGSSTADEFTELKRQLDESQLFRITLRSQPWKTFQTGYKTGEYPIFGRGWFPDFPDPDNFIAPFVGKENAVGTPYEPNEILTDLLPKTRREGDRSAGVQEFERAQQIFAEDVRLLPLWQGKLYVAAREDIAGAERALDPQTVMQMWEFYRKTSW
- the fabG gene encoding 3-oxoacyl-ACP reductase FabG is translated as MSTTEQRVAIVTGGARGIGAATAVRLAAEGRAVAVLDLDEAACKDTVEAITAAGGKALAVGCDVSDGAQVEAAVARVASELGAPTILVNNAGVLRDNLLFKMTETDWDTVMNVHLRGAFLMSKACQKYMVEAKFGRIVNLSSSSALGNRGQVNYSAAKAGLQGFTKTLAIELGKFGVTANAVAPGFIVTEMTAQTAARVGMGFEDFQAAAATQIPVQRVGRPDDIANAIAFFTGEAAGFVSGQVMYVAGGPLS